From a single Sebastes umbrosus isolate fSebUmb1 chromosome 17, fSebUmb1.pri, whole genome shotgun sequence genomic region:
- the zgc:77151 gene encoding AT-rich interactive domain-containing protein 5B, with translation MEHNAIQWLGAPSCQRGSYAFYKSVSSRPQPDGPVQIWKLGEFYFIRCGPLDPVCIAEVTLLWEDQTQRHLLASTRLYFLPEDTPKGRTREHGEDEVLAVSRKMVVRVEDLVQWTCAESAAWSSSLKPLQPCGINGLHKPLHSSDGTNSSTNNNNNISSEPLEVKTEDDLEEHQGIKVLSYPQYCRFRSLQRRIQDGARGPVLQDLHLLALGGVKALPNIRLMYCRDTFNHPTLESSASFSWQFSCPSLSLRGRPRKRRGRDGKDSPNSGQSESWIERMKENVMGSVEVGCEGSWLPDPEEQLFLDQLFAYMEGLGSPIHKVPNLGFKKIDLFLMYSVVKRLGGYKRVTVDRLWKIVYNELGGCPGSTSAATCTRRHYERLMLPYEEHLRAGGAEFKIPESPLPPKPRGIRGRKPLQRGRKPGPKSKDKKLTASPAAPPSHTIVNPNGTVVAKRGRGRPPGTRNKATLIAQAKMVAQQQAKAKAAVECQQLSPLLPVRGDGGPTPSSTHRPIQPALFPINMPLTPDLSPMSAPFLPFQPKPKPDRGESAAAAPGVLLSTLPRHYVGGSLGGFSPIKGVCPLDVFRSRIGLQRGPESPALTPQDPTQHHHPTIYTLTQLKSGSPDTPHPSGDQLQPLQHPHPLHQHQHQHQHQQHNRCSGCNVDEAAQRGGSRDARNRPPLPPLRVLPLNLDCSVQVCQLMRTRLGSSQFQTFTRRLSEALSQDLSAKPPCSPITPPPEQALPLNLSRRFAVKRPSAEGPETSLVTINGNTDQPPSKRPRTDCTEQDDDFSLGGRSSSGGSGGGAAEEEEDAEMTNQEEPADLSSPSRIRAFLLGLPPFMGKFEDDLNGTRFGKFLPPGPLAETQRSETETGEGGVAVKKEVKKEEEVVGIERCETERSNKLQTSEQEETDPSVLSGPGPAELKRAGPSNTDTHCF, from the exons gaTGAGGTTCTGGCGGTGTCCAGGAAGATGGTTGTGCGGGTGGAGGACCTGGTGCAATGGACGTGTGCGGAGTCGGCAGCTTGGAGTAGCAGCCTGAAGCCGCTGCAGCCCTGCGGGATCAACGGCCTCCACAAACCTCTACACAGCAGCGACGGTACCAACAgcagcaccaacaacaacaacaacatcagcagcgAGCCGCTTGAAGTCAAAACTGAGG ACGACCTGGAGGAGCATCAGGGCATCAAAGTGCTGAGCTACCCGCAGTACTGCCGCTTTCGCTCCCTGCAGAGACGCATTCAGGACGGAGCGAGGGGGCCCGTGCTGCAGGACCTCCACCTGCTGGCCCTCGGAGGCGTCAAGGCGCTGCCCAACATCCGGCTGATGTACTGCAGGGACACCTTCAACCACCCGACGCTGGAGAGCAGCGCCAGCTTCTCCTGGCAGTTCA gTTGTCCATCTCTCAGTCTTCGAGGGCGACCTCGCAAGAGGAGAGGCCGAGACGGCAAAGACTCCCCGAACTCCGGCCAATCAGAGTCCTGGATCGAGAGGATGAAG GAGAACGTGATGGGCAGCGTGGAGGTCGGCTGTGAGGGCAGCTGGCTCCCCGACCCCGAAGAGCAGCTGTTCCTGGATCAGCTCTTCGCCTACATGGAGGGCCTCGGCTCGCCCATCCACAAAGTCCCCAACCTCGGCTTCAAGAAGA tTGACCTCTTCCTCATGTACTCTGTGGTCAAGCGGCTCGGAGGCTACAAAAGG GTGACTGTGGATCGTCTCTGGAAAATAGTTTATAACGAGCTGGGAGGATGCCCCGGCAGCACCAGCGCTGCTACCTGCACCCGGAGACACTACGAGAG gctGATGCTTCCTTATGAAGAGCACCtcagagcaggaggagcagaatTCAAAATCCCAGAATCCCCCTTGCCTCCGAAACCCCGAGGGATACGAGGAAGGAAACCGCTTCAGAGAGGCAGAAAACCAGGACCCAAATCCAAGGACAAGAAGCTGACAGCGTCCCCCGCTGCTCCTCCGTCTCATACT ATCGTGAACCCGAACGGCACCGTGGTGGCGAAGAGAGGCAGAGGCCGGCCGCCGGGCACACGCAACAAGGCCACGCTGATCGCTCAGGCCAAGATGGTGGCTCAGCAGCAGGCTAAAGCCAAAGCAGCAGTCGAGTGTCAGCAGCTGAGTCCTCTGCTTCCTGTCAGAGGTGACGGTGGACCGACCCCCAGCAGCACACACAGG CCCATCCAGCCAGCTCTCTTCCCCATCAACATGCCCCTCACCCCCGACCTCTCCCCCATGTCCGCCCCCTTCCTCCCCTTCCAGCCCAAACCAAAGCCCGACAGAGGGGAGTCTGCGGCCGCCGCTCCGGGCGTGCTCCTCTCCACTTTGCCTCGCCACTACGTCGGAGGATCTCTGGGCGGCTTCAGCCCCATCAAAGGTGTCTGTCCCCTGGACGTCTTCAGGAGCCGCATCGGCCTCCAGAGAGGCCCGGAGAGCCCGGCCCTGACGCCTCAGGACCCGACCCAGCACCACCATCCGACCATCTACACCCTAACCCAGCTCAAAAGCGGAAGCCCGGATACGCCTCATCCCAGCGGGGACCAGCTTCAGCCTCTGCAGCACCCGCACCCGctccaccagcaccagcaccagcaccagcaccagcaacaCAACCGCTGCTCGGGGTGCAACGTGGACGAGGCGGCCCAGAGGGGAGGCAGTCGGGACGCCAGGAACCGGCCCCCTCTGCCCCCTCTCCGGGTCCTGCCTTTGAACCTGGACTGCAGCGTTCAGGTGTGCCAGCTGATGAGGACTCGTCTGGGCTCGTCTCAGTTCCAGACCTTCACCCGCCGACTGTCCGAGGCTCTGTCCCAGGACCTGAGCGCCAAGCCTCCCTGCTCTCCCATCACACCTCCCCCTGAGCAGGCGCTGCCTCTCAACCTCAGCAGACGCTTCGCGGTGAAGAGACCCAGCGCAGAGGGACCGGAGACGAGTCTGGTGACGATCAACGGGAACACGGATCAACCGCCGTCCAAGAGACCCAGAACCGACTGCACGGAGCAGGACGATGACTTCAGCCTGGGGGGCCGGTCCAGCTccggaggaagtggaggaggagcagcggaggaagaggaggacgcgGAGATGACGAACCAGGAGGAACCCGCAGACCTGAGCTCCCCCAGCAGGATCAGGGCCTTCCTGCTCGGGCTGCCGCCCTTCATGGGGAAATTCGAGGACGATCTCAACGGGACGAGGTTTGGGAAATTTCTTCCTCCGGGACCTCTGGCCGAAACGCAGAGGAgcgagacagagacaggagagGGAGGCGTGGCGGTAAAGAAAGAAgtaaagaaggaggaggaggtggttgGAATAGAGCGGTGTGAAACTGAGAGAAGCAACAAACTACAGACGTcggagcaggaggagacggaTCCGTCCGTCCTCTCCGGTCCCGGTCCAGCAGAGCTGAAGAGAGCCGGGCCCtcaaacactgacacacactgtttttag